The Croceibacterium sp. TMG7-5b_MA50 genome segment GAGCGCAGTCGCGACATACCTGCCGGCGCATCCGCATCACCACTGAGAAAGGCGTTGTAGCGCAGCTGCGTGTAGCCGCGAAGCTGCAGCCGATCGTACCACGGCGCTCGTGCGGGCGGCTCCATGCGATCGGCAGTGCCATCGTCGGCAAGCACCGGCGGGGCGGGATCGCTGACCGCGACGGCCGGCGGGGCAACTTGGGGAGTGGCGGGCATCGGCGGGGTGGCTGCCATTGGCGCGGGCTGCACGGCTGACCGCAACTCCCGCTGCAAGGTCTCCACCTGCGCCTTCAGCTCGTCGATTTGACGCTGGAGGTCCGAGACGCTCTGGGCCTGCACCGGCACCGCAACCCAGATCGCGGTTGCCGCGACTGCAAACAGATAGGGACGCCGGCGCGTCATGTCGTGTCCTTCAACCCTGTCAATCGGCCCTGTCGAACGCGCGATTATGACAGATCGGTGACTATGGGAAGGGCGGAACCCGCCGGAAACTTAAGGCATGTAGTCGGCGCTAACAAAAAGGGCGCGGCCACCCTGCGGTGCCGCGCCCTTCCTGATGCATTGGCGATGTAGCGGCGCAATTACTGCGCGGCTTCCTCCGCCTCGTCCTCGTCGCTCGGCAATTCGCCCAGCTCGCGGTTCGGGTCGTAAGCTTCGGTGAAGCCTTCGCTCTCCTCGCGTTCTTCCTCGTACATGCGGGCCATGACGTCCACGCCCTGGCTCTGCAGCTCGGCCTCGTCTTCCGACCGCGCCACGTTGACCTTCACCGTCACGCGCACTTCGGGGTGGAGAGCAATGGTCACGTCGAACAGGCCCAGCGTCTTGATGGGCGCGCCCAGCACGACCTGGCGCTTATCCACGTCGTGACCCTGCTCGGCCAGAGCAGCGGCAACGTCACGGACGTTGACCGAACCGTACAGCTGGCCGGAGTTGGAGGAGGCACGGATCAGCACGATCTCGGCGCCTGCCACCTTCTCGCCAGCCTTCTCGGCCTCGCCACGGCGGGCGGCGTTCTCGGTTTCCAGCCGTTCCCGGTTGGCTTCGAACACCTTCTTGTTGTTGTCGTTGGCGCGCAGCGCCTTCTTCTGCGGCAGCAGGAAGTTGCGGGCGTAGCCGTCCTTGACGGACACGACATCGCCGATGCCGCCCAGCTTCTCGATGCGCTCCAGCAGAATGATATCCATGGGTAAGCGCTCCTTACTTCACGACGTAGGGCAGCAGGCCCAGATGGCGGGCGCGCTTGATCGCCTTGGCCAGCTCGCGCTGCTTCTTGCCGGAAACGGCGGTGATGCGGCTCGGGACGATCTTGCCACGCTCGGACATGAAGCCCTGCAGCAGGCGGGTGTCCTTGTAGTCGATCGCCGGGGCGTCCTTGGCCGAGAACGGGCAGGACTTGCGGCGGCGGAAAAACGGACGGGCCATCAGTTGCTATCCCCACGACGCTTGCGGTCACGTTCCTGCTTGCGCATCTGCGCCGACGGACCTTCCTCGTGTTCCTCGACCGCGATGGTCAGCCAGCGGATCACGTCTTCGTTGATGCGGTTCTGACGCTCAAGCTCGGCCACCATCGCGCCCGGACCTTCCAGGTTCAGGAGCACGAAGTGCGCCTTGCGGTTGCGGTCGATCTTATAGGCGAGGGACTTCAGGCCCCAGCTCTCGGTCTTGGTGACCTTGCCCTCGTTCGCTTCCACGATCTCCGTGATCGAGGCGGCGAGCGCGTCCACCTGAGCCTGGCTCAGATCCTGACGCGCGAGGAACACGTGCTCGTAAAGAGCCATGTGTGCGCTTCCTTTTCACTTCCTGCCGATCGCTGGCTATCTGCCATGCGCATCACGCGCTGGCATCGGCCCCTCCGGCTTTCTGCTGACCCGTGCGGCGCGGATCGCCAGCGCGGGAAGCGGGCGCCTTAGCGGATCGGACGCGAAAGGCAAGGGCGCTGACGTGGATAGCACGCCTCCTGCGATCTGCTACCAAGCCGGGCGAATCTGCAACGGAGAATAGCTGATGCCCGGTGGACTGGTCGCCCTGCTGGACGATGTGGCGGTGATCGCCAAGGTTGCGGCCGCCTCGATCGACGATGTGGGCGCCGCGGCCGCCAAGGCCGGCAGCAAGGCTGCGGGCGTCGTGATCGACGATGCGGCGGTCACCCCGTCCTACGTCACCGGCTTCACGCCCGACCGCGAACTGCCGGTGATCGCGCGCATCGCCAAGGGCAGCCTGATCAACAAGCTGGTGTTCCTGCTGCCCGGCGCCCTGCTGCTGAGCGAGCTGCTGCCGGCTGCGATCACCTGGCTGCTGCTGGCCGGTGGGCTGTTCCTCGCCTACGAAGGCGCGGAAAAGGTGATGGAGAAGCTGGGCGGCGCCAAGCATGGCGAGACGCTGGAGGATCCGATCACCGATCCGGCCGCGTTCGAGAAGGCGCGGGTCAGCGGCGCCGTGCGCACCGACCTGATCCTGTCGGCGGAGATCATGGCGATCGCTTTGGCGGAGGTCGCGGACCAGACGCTGGTGACGCGTGGCGTGACGCTGGCGTTGGTGGGCATCGTCATCACCGTGGTCGTCTATGGCGTGGTCGCGCTGATCGTGAAGATGGACGATGTCGGGCTCAACCTGACCAAGCGGGACAGCGCCGGCGCGCAGAGCCTCGGCCGGGGACTGCTGCTGGCCATGCCGCGCGTGCTGACGCTGCTGTCGATCGTCGGCACGATCGCCATGCTGTGGGTCGGCGGCGGGATCGTGCTGCATTCGGGCGAGGTGCTGGGGGTACCCGGACCGGCGCACCTGGCGCATGATGCGGAACACTGGCTGGCCGCGCATGGCGGCGTGGGGGGCGGTGTTCTGGGCTGGCTCGGCTATGCCGGCATCTCAGCCGTGGTCGGGCTGGTGCTCGGCTCCATTATCGCCTTCGTGCTGCACAAGGTGCTGAAGGTGGGCGCGCACTGAGCGCGCCCGACCCTCAATTATATCGCCGCAGCAGTCCCGCTAGCTTGCCCTGCACCAGCACGTCGCCGGCGGGGTAGAGCTGCGGGTCGTAGGCGCTGTTGGCCGGGTCGAGCCGGACCATTCCGCCCTTCTCGCGCCACAGATATTTGAGCGTCGCCTCCTCGCCCCGGATCAGCGCCACGACGATCTCACCATCGCGAGCGCTGTCGGTGCGCTTCACCAGTGCGTAGTCGCCGTCGAGAATGCCGGCTTCGACCATGGAGTCGCCGGAGACCTCCAGCGCGTAATGCTCACCCGCGCCAAGCAAGGCAGCGGGGACGGGCAGGCTGCGGCTGTCCTCCAGCGCCTCGATCGGCAGGCCGGCTGCGATCCGACCATGCAGCGGCACTTCGATCACATCGTTCGCCGGTTCGGGCGTCGTGCGGGCCGGGCGGGCGGGGGTCACGTCGTTGGCAACTGCCGGCCGCGTCGTGTTCTCAGGCTGACGCAACACCTCCAGCGCACGGGCACGGTTGGGGAGGCGGCGGATGAACTGGCGTTCCTCCAGCGCGGAGATCAGGCGGTGGACACCGGACTTGCTGCGCAGGTCGAGTGCGTCCTTCATCTCCTCGAAAGAGGGGCTGATGCCGGTCGCTTCCAGCCGCTGCTGGATGAACTGAAGCAGTTCGTGCTGCTTGGCGGTGAGCATATGACGCCTATCCCAACAAAGACCGACCGTTTCGGGAACGGATACGGAACAAGTAGGAAACTTCCGAACATACGTCAAGCGAGCAGGTGTATCTCCACCATCTCGCCCGCGGCGGCTGCCATCGCCCGTGCAGGGCGGCGAATCAGCGCGTCGCTCCCGGCAAGGCTCAGCAGGGCGCTCGAATCCTGCTTACCCTGCGGCACCACGCCGTTGGGGGTGAGGCGCCCGCGCAGGAACTCCATCCGGGTGCCCGCCGCCGGCAGTGGCGTAGCGAGGGGCAATCGCAACGTGCGGGGCAGCGGATCGCTCGCCCTGGCCAGCGCACGCAGCAGCGGCAACAGGAACAGCACGGCGGTGACGTAGCTCGACACCGGATTGCCTGGCAGGCCGATGATCCATTGATCGCCGCGCCGCGCCACCAGCAGCGGCTTGCCCGGGCGGATCGCCACCCGCCAGAAGTCGATCGTCGCGCCCCACGCTTCCAGCGCGGGACGGATCAGGTCATGATCGCCGACGGAGGCTCCGCCGCTGGTGACCAGCACGTCCGCGCCTTCGGCCTGCTGCAACGCGTCGGCGAGCGCCTCCAGCGTGTCGGCAACCGGGCCGATGCGGGTGAGGGTCGCGACGTGCGGTCCCGCCATGGCGGCGAGCATGGCGCCATTGCTGGCGGGGATCTGGTGCGGCGCGCAGGTTGCGGGATCGGTGGCCAGCTCGTCTCCGCTGTCGAGCACCGCGAGGCGGGGACGTCGGCCAACGGGCAACGCGGCGTGCCCGGCCGACAGCAGCAGCGCGATCTGGGCCGGGCCGACGGGAGCGCCCGCCGGCAGCAGCGGGTCGCCCGCCGCGAAATCGAAGCCGGCCCGGCGGACATGGCGCGCGCTGGCCTCGCCACCCGGCAGCAGGTTGAGCGTGTCGCCGTCGCGTGCCGCCTCCTCCTGCAGCAGCACGGCTGCGGCATCGGCGGGCATCAGCGCGCCGGTGGCGATGCGCACGCATTGCCCCAGCGCGAGTGTGCCGGTGAACGGTCGGCCGGCGGCGCTGCGGCCGACGACCTGCCACGGCCCCGCCAGATCGTCGCCCAGCATGGCATAGCCGTCCATCGCCGACAGGTCCGCCGCCGGCTGCGTGCGGATGGCGGCAAGCGGCGCCGCCAGGAAGCGGCCTGCGGCCTCGGCCGTGGCGACCTGTTCCGTCCCCAATGGCGCGGCGGCGGCGAGCAGGCGCCGCTGCGCCTCCTCCAGCGGGATGGGCGGGATCATGGCGCGCGCCAGGCGCCGCTCTTGCCGCCGGTCTTCTCGACCAGGCGAACGGTGTCGATCACCATGCCCTTGTCGATCGCCTTGGCCATGTCGTAGATCGTCAGCAATGCGATGGCCGCCGCCGTCATCGCCTCCATCTCGACACCAGTCTTTCCGGTCAGCGCGGCGCGCGCGCTCACCTCCACCGTGCGATCATCGGCAAAGCTGAAATCCACGCTCACGGTGTCGAGCGCCAGCGGATGGCACAGCGGGATCAGCTCGCCCGTCTTCTTGGCCGCCATGATGCCGGCGATACGCGCGGCGGCGAGCACGTCACCCTTCGGCCCGCTGCCATCGCGGATGGCGGCGAGCGCCTCTGCCGACATGGTGATGCGCCCAGCGGCGGTGGCGGAGCGGGCCGTCTGCGGCTTGCCACCGACATCGACCATGCGCGCGGCGCCCGTTTCGTCGAGGTGGGTCAGGGCGGTCATGCAGCAACCCCGTGAAGAGCCAATCCGGCGTAAGTTGACACTAAGTTGACACCTCCGAATGGCCGAACCGACGGAGCTGACCGGCGAGGCGCAAGGTCAGCAAGGCGTGAGGTCGTAGGCGTATGCGCGGCCCGGTGAAGCAGGGGAAAGGTCATCCGTGTGCTCATGGCAGACAGTGGACGAGTAGGACAGAGGCGCAGATCACCTCTTGAAAGCAGAACCGCTCATGATATATCACAGATATGTTCATTAAGGAAACAAGCGACATGCGACCGGATCGAGACTGGCTGGGTCATGAGGCGAGGCACTGGATGAAGCACGCCATGCAGCGTGGCGGCAATTGGCAGGGCTGGGCCCGGCAGGGCGGCGGCGGTGGCGGCAGCGTCTTCGGACCCGACGGGGTGTTCGGTCCGGATGGGCCGTTCGGCCCCGGTGGCCCGTTCGGCCCGTCAGGTCCGTTCGGGCCCGATGGTCCGTTCGGCGGCAAGGGACGCCAGGGGCGCGGCGGTGATGGCGGTGGGCGACGCGGGCGCCGGTTCGACCGGGCGGGGCTGCGGCTGGTGTTGCTGCGGCTGATCGCGGCCGAGCCGCGCCACGGCTATGACCTGATCCGCGCGATCGAGGACTTGTCGGGCGGCCATTATGCCCCGAGCCCCGGCGCGGTCTATCCGACGCTGGCGCTACTGGCGGACGAGGGCTTGATCGCCGAGCAGGCGAGCGAGGATCAGCGCCGCAAGTTCGCCATCACCCCGGCGGGGGAGGTGGTGCTGGCGACCGAGGTGGAGCAGGCGGACGAGGCGATGGCCCGGCTGGAACAGATGGCCCGCCATGCCGAACACGGCCGCGCCCCGGCGGTGGAGCGCGCGACGGCGAACCTGATGATGGCGGTGAAGCACCGGATGCGCGCCGGCGGCGCGGACGCCGCCGAGTTGCCGCACGAGGTGGCCGCTATCCTGGACGAGGCCGCCCGGCAGATCGAGCGGCTGTAGGAGCTAACCTTCCAACAAGGCCCTGGTCGCGGCGGTCACGTCCGGCTGCCGCATCAGGCTCTCACCCACCAGGAAGGTGCGCACGCCGTGTTCCGCCAGCCGCCGGCAGTCGGCATGAGTGGCGATGCCGCTCTCGCCGACCAGCAGCGTGCCTTCGGGCGCGAGCGGGGCGAGTTGTTCCGTCACGGCGAGATCGGTGCGGAAGGTCTTCAGATCGCGATTGTTGACCCCGATGAGGCGCGAGCGGAGGCGAGCGGCCCGCTCCATCTCGGCGGCATCGTGGACCTCCACCAGCACGTCCATGCCGCGTTCCAGCGCAGCAGCCTCCAGTTCGGCCATCTGTCCGTCTTCGAGCGCGGCGACGATCAGCAGGACGGCGTCCGCGCCGATCGCGCGCGCTTCCGCCACCTGCCACGGATCGAGGGTGAAATCCTTGCGCAGCACCGGCAGGTCGCACGCGGCCCGCGCGTCCATCAGGTAATCCTCGTGCCCCTGGAAATAGGGCGCGTCCGTCAGGACCGACAGGCACGCCGCGCCGCCTTGGCTGTAGGCGATGGCATGTTCCGCCGGGCGGAAGTCGGGCCGGATCAGTCCCTTCGAAGGCGAGGCCTTCTTGATCTCCGCGATCAGCGCGAAGCCGTTCGCCGCCTTCGCCTCCAGCGCGGCGCGGAAGCCTCGCGGCGGGGTGGCGGTGGCGGCGATGCGGTCGAGATCGGCGATGGTGCGCAGGCCCTGCCGCTCCGCGATCTCGACCAGCTTGGTGGCGCAGATCTCTGCCAGACGATCCATCAGACGTTAAACTTGAACAGCAGCACGTCGCCGTCCTGCACCAGGTATTCCTTGCCTTCCTGCCGCAGCTTGCCGGCATCGCGAGCGCCAGCTTCGCCGTTCAGGGCGATGTAGTCGTTGAAAGCGATCGTCTCGGCCCGGATGAAGCCGCGTTCGAAGTCGGAGTGGATCTCGCCCGCCGCCTGAGGCGCCTTGGCACCGGCGGGGAAGGTCCAGGCCCGTGCCTCTTTCGGCCCGGCGGTGAAGAAGGTGCGCAGGCCCAGCAATTCGTACCCGGCGCGGATCACGCGGGCGAGGCCGGTTTCTTCCAGCCCCAGTTCCGCCAGGTATTCGTCGCGTTCGGCCGGATCCATGCCCACCAGCTCGGATTCGATGGCGGCGGACACGACCACCGCCTTCGCGCCCTCAGCCTCCGCCTTGGCGAAGACCTTGGCCGAGAATTCGTTGCCTGTGGCGGCGTCACCTTCGGCCACGTTGCAGACATACAGGACCGGCTTGGCGGTGAGCAGCTGCGCCTGCGCGAACAGGCGGGCCTCCTCCTCGTCCTTGGGCTCGGTCAGGCGGGCAGGCTTGCCGTCGCGCAGCAGCTCCAGCGCCTGGCCAAGCACGGAGGCGATGACCTTGCTCTCCTTGTCACCGGCGGCGCCACGCTTGGCAGCGGCGGGGACGCGCTTCTCCAGGCTGTCGAGGTCGGCCAGCATCAGCTCGGTCTCGACCACCTCGGCATCGGCGATGGGATCGACCTTGTTGGCGACGTGCTGGATGTCGTCATCCTCGAAACAGCGAAGGACGTGAACGATCGCGTCCGTCTCGCGGATGTTGCCGAGGAACTGGTTGCCGAGGCCTTCGCCCTGGCTGGCACCCTTAACCAGACCGGCGATATCCACGAAGGCGAGCTGGGTCGGAACGATTTTGGCCGACTTCG includes the following:
- the moaC gene encoding cyclic pyranopterin monophosphate synthase MoaC, yielding MTALTHLDETGAARMVDVGGKPQTARSATAAGRITMSAEALAAIRDGSGPKGDVLAAARIAGIMAAKKTGELIPLCHPLALDTVSVDFSFADDRTVEVSARAALTGKTGVEMEAMTAAAIALLTIYDMAKAIDKGMVIDTVRLVEKTGGKSGAWRAP
- the rpsR gene encoding 30S ribosomal protein S18, with amino-acid sequence MARPFFRRRKSCPFSAKDAPAIDYKDTRLLQGFMSERGKIVPSRITAVSGKKQRELAKAIKRARHLGLLPYVVK
- the rplI gene encoding 50S ribosomal protein L9, whose protein sequence is MDIILLERIEKLGGIGDVVSVKDGYARNFLLPQKKALRANDNNKKVFEANRERLETENAARRGEAEKAGEKVAGAEIVLIRASSNSGQLYGSVNVRDVAAALAEQGHDVDKRQVVLGAPIKTLGLFDVTIALHPEVRVTVKVNVARSEDEAELQSQGVDVMARMYEEEREESEGFTEAYDPNRELGELPSDEDEAEEAAQ
- a CDS encoding DUF808 family protein produces the protein MPGGLVALLDDVAVIAKVAAASIDDVGAAAAKAGSKAAGVVIDDAAVTPSYVTGFTPDRELPVIARIAKGSLINKLVFLLPGALLLSELLPAAITWLLLAGGLFLAYEGAEKVMEKLGGAKHGETLEDPITDPAAFEKARVSGAVRTDLILSAEIMAIALAEVADQTLVTRGVTLALVGIVITVVVYGVVALIVKMDDVGLNLTKRDSAGAQSLGRGLLLAMPRVLTLLSIVGTIAMLWVGGGIVLHSGEVLGVPGPAHLAHDAEHWLAAHGGVGGGVLGWLGYAGISAVVGLVLGSIIAFVLHKVLKVGAH
- a CDS encoding PadR family transcriptional regulator, with product MRPDRDWLGHEARHWMKHAMQRGGNWQGWARQGGGGGGSVFGPDGVFGPDGPFGPGGPFGPSGPFGPDGPFGGKGRQGRGGDGGGRRGRRFDRAGLRLVLLRLIAAEPRHGYDLIRAIEDLSGGHYAPSPGAVYPTLALLADEGLIAEQASEDQRRKFAITPAGEVVLATEVEQADEAMARLEQMARHAEHGRAPAVERATANLMMAVKHRMRAGGADAAELPHEVAAILDEAARQIERL
- the ychF gene encoding redox-regulated ATPase YchF produces the protein MGFRCGIVGLPNVGKSTLFNALTETQAAQAANYPFCTIEPNVGQVAVPDARLDKIAAIAKSAKIVPTQLAFVDIAGLVKGASQGEGLGNQFLGNIRETDAIVHVLRCFEDDDIQHVANKVDPIADAEVVETELMLADLDSLEKRVPAAAKRGAAGDKESKVIASVLGQALELLRDGKPARLTEPKDEEEARLFAQAQLLTAKPVLYVCNVAEGDAATGNEFSAKVFAKAEAEGAKAVVVSAAIESELVGMDPAERDEYLAELGLEETGLARVIRAGYELLGLRTFFTAGPKEARAWTFPAGAKAPQAAGEIHSDFERGFIRAETIAFNDYIALNGEAGARDAGKLRQEGKEYLVQDGDVLLFKFNV
- a CDS encoding molybdopterin molybdotransferase MoeA, whose amino-acid sequence is MIPPIPLEEAQRRLLAAAAPLGTEQVATAEAAGRFLAAPLAAIRTQPAADLSAMDGYAMLGDDLAGPWQVVGRSAAGRPFTGTLALGQCVRIATGALMPADAAAVLLQEEAARDGDTLNLLPGGEASARHVRRAGFDFAAGDPLLPAGAPVGPAQIALLLSAGHAALPVGRRPRLAVLDSGDELATDPATCAPHQIPASNGAMLAAMAGPHVATLTRIGPVADTLEALADALQQAEGADVLVTSGGASVGDHDLIRPALEAWGATIDFWRVAIRPGKPLLVARRGDQWIIGLPGNPVSSYVTAVLFLLPLLRALARASDPLPRTLRLPLATPLPAAGTRMEFLRGRLTPNGVVPQGKQDSSALLSLAGSDALIRRPARAMAAAAGEMVEIHLLA
- the lexA gene encoding transcriptional repressor LexA, with translation MLTAKQHELLQFIQQRLEATGISPSFEEMKDALDLRSKSGVHRLISALEERQFIRRLPNRARALEVLRQPENTTRPAVANDVTPARPARTTPEPANDVIEVPLHGRIAAGLPIEALEDSRSLPVPAALLGAGEHYALEVSGDSMVEAGILDGDYALVKRTDSARDGEIVVALIRGEEATLKYLWREKGGMVRLDPANSAYDPQLYPAGDVLVQGKLAGLLRRYN
- the trpC gene encoding indole-3-glycerol phosphate synthase TrpC, which translates into the protein MMDRLAEICATKLVEIAERQGLRTIADLDRIAATATPPRGFRAALEAKAANGFALIAEIKKASPSKGLIRPDFRPAEHAIAYSQGGAACLSVLTDAPYFQGHEDYLMDARAACDLPVLRKDFTLDPWQVAEARAIGADAVLLIVAALEDGQMAELEAAALERGMDVLVEVHDAAEMERAARLRSRLIGVNNRDLKTFRTDLAVTEQLAPLAPEGTLLVGESGIATHADCRRLAEHGVRTFLVGESLMRQPDVTAATRALLEG
- the rpsF gene encoding 30S ribosomal protein S6; amino-acid sequence: MALYEHVFLARQDLSQAQVDALAASITEIVEANEGKVTKTESWGLKSLAYKIDRNRKAHFVLLNLEGPGAMVAELERQNRINEDVIRWLTIAVEEHEEGPSAQMRKQERDRKRRGDSN